In Pollutimonas sp. M17, a single genomic region encodes these proteins:
- the gcvA gene encoding transcriptional regulator GcvA, with product MAPRIPPLNPLRTFEVAARHLSFIRAADELSVTAAAVSHQIRVLEGSLGVKLFSRNNGVLALTDIGQAYLPAIQQAFRQVLDATDLLHRHKDISVLKINASPTFSVKWLLPRLEGFFHRYPDIDLKLSTSNHLIDFSREDLDLVIRYGHGNYPGMRSERCFSVEAVPVCCPRLLAERGAPGKPADLQHYPLLHDGSDHTHPNWRSWFEHVGCHDVDTSRGPTFWPSHLVIDAAIDGLGVALIKRAWIEQDLAEGRLVQLFDTSLPVSYAYYISYPEARSASPAIRSFVDWVQSQAGQAACNSEAAA from the coding sequence ATGGCGCCCAGAATTCCACCATTGAACCCTTTGCGCACGTTTGAGGTGGCGGCCCGGCATCTCAGCTTCATACGTGCCGCCGATGAACTGTCGGTCACAGCGGCCGCCGTCAGTCACCAGATACGCGTGCTCGAAGGAAGCCTTGGAGTCAAGCTGTTCTCGCGCAATAACGGCGTACTGGCCCTTACGGATATCGGCCAGGCCTATCTGCCCGCGATCCAGCAGGCCTTCCGGCAAGTGCTGGACGCCACCGACCTTCTGCACAGGCATAAGGATATTTCGGTGCTGAAGATCAACGCGTCCCCCACCTTCTCGGTGAAGTGGCTGCTGCCCCGGCTCGAGGGCTTCTTCCATAGGTATCCGGACATCGACCTGAAGCTCTCCACGTCCAATCACCTGATCGACTTCTCAAGGGAAGACCTGGATCTCGTCATCCGGTACGGACATGGGAATTACCCCGGGATGCGGTCCGAACGCTGCTTTTCAGTGGAAGCGGTGCCGGTCTGCTGCCCCAGGCTGCTGGCCGAAAGGGGAGCGCCGGGCAAGCCCGCAGACTTGCAGCATTATCCTTTGCTGCACGATGGCAGCGATCATACCCATCCCAATTGGCGAAGCTGGTTCGAGCATGTCGGCTGCCACGATGTGGATACCTCGCGCGGCCCCACCTTCTGGCCCAGCCATCTGGTCATCGATGCGGCCATCGACGGCCTGGGGGTTGCCTTGATCAAGCGCGCATGGATCGAGCAGGACCTGGCCGAAGGCCGTCTGGTGCAATTGTTCGATACCAGCCTGCCGGTCAGCTATGCGTACTACATCAGCTATCCCGAGGCCCGCTCGGCGTCTCCCGCCATACGCAGTTTCGTCGATTGGGTTCAATCGCAGGCCGGACAGGCGGCATGCAACTCCGAAGCGGCCGCTTGA
- a CDS encoding CaiB/BaiF CoA transferase family protein, producing the protein MDLPLSNIRVLDVSQIMAGPFCCMLLGDMGADVIKIEPPGVGDQTRKAMGFKLKGEDSGGFLALNRNKRSVEINLKSEAGLEAFYALVKTADVLVENNRPGVAKRLKIDYETLKEINPRLVYASISGFGQTGPWTLRPGLDLIAQATSGVMSVMGHPGGLPVKSSIPLADLGAGLFCVYGILSALMGRQSSGLGQYVDASLFETALGLSVWETTEYWGTNTLPTPIGSANRMSAPYQAVKASDRYFVIGAANQKLWTALCRAIGGDALLDDPRYATNADRIKNLAPLIESLESIFSAKTAEEWVDIILEAGVPAAPILNYQEATTNEQAQARQMVLPIEHPVEGSINTLGFPVKLSRTPQKVRHAPPLLGQHTREVLLESGLDPEQFEQLAEKGAFQK; encoded by the coding sequence ATGGATCTACCTCTTTCCAACATACGCGTCCTCGATGTCAGCCAGATCATGGCCGGCCCTTTCTGCTGCATGCTGCTTGGCGATATGGGCGCGGACGTCATCAAAATAGAACCTCCAGGCGTCGGCGACCAGACCCGCAAGGCGATGGGGTTCAAGCTCAAGGGCGAAGACAGCGGCGGCTTTCTGGCGCTGAACCGGAACAAGCGCAGCGTCGAGATCAATCTCAAGTCGGAAGCGGGCCTGGAGGCGTTCTACGCCCTGGTCAAGACGGCGGATGTGCTGGTCGAAAACAACCGGCCGGGCGTCGCCAAGCGCCTGAAGATCGACTATGAGACGCTTAAGGAAATCAATCCGCGACTGGTGTATGCCAGCATCTCGGGCTTTGGCCAGACAGGGCCGTGGACATTGCGCCCCGGCCTGGACCTGATAGCACAGGCCACGTCCGGCGTGATGAGCGTCATGGGCCACCCCGGCGGCTTGCCCGTCAAGTCCAGCATACCGCTTGCCGACCTGGGCGCGGGACTGTTCTGTGTATACGGGATACTCAGTGCCTTGATGGGCCGGCAAAGCAGCGGCCTGGGCCAGTACGTCGATGCATCGCTGTTCGAGACGGCGCTGGGCTTGTCGGTCTGGGAAACCACGGAGTACTGGGGCACCAATACCCTGCCGACACCCATCGGAAGCGCAAACCGCATGAGCGCGCCCTACCAGGCCGTCAAGGCCAGCGACAGGTACTTCGTCATTGGCGCCGCCAACCAGAAGCTGTGGACCGCCTTGTGCCGCGCCATAGGCGGCGATGCCTTGCTGGACGATCCGCGCTATGCAACGAACGCCGACCGCATCAAGAACCTGGCGCCGCTCATCGAAAGCCTGGAATCCATATTCTCGGCCAAAACCGCCGAGGAATGGGTGGACATCATTCTGGAGGCGGGTGTGCCGGCCGCCCCCATTTTGAACTACCAGGAGGCCACGACGAATGAGCAGGCGCAAGCGCGGCAAATGGTGTTGCCGATAGAGCATCCGGTCGAAGGCAGCATCAATACATTGGGCTTTCCCGTCAAGCTCAGCCGGACACCCCAGAAAGTGCGCCATGCGCCTCCCCTGCTGGGCCAGCACACCCGCGAAGTCCTGCTCGAGTCAGGCCTCGATCCGGAACAGTTCGAGCAGCTTGCCGAGAAAGGCGCGTTTCAAAAGTAG
- a CDS encoding LysR family transcriptional regulator, with translation MSSLRFLRTFVAIARLGSFSEAAEHVGLTQAAVSLQMRTLEKEFGRELFDRSGRLALLNQAGRELLPEVNRLLELYDRIRLPKPPTGHFMGELAIGSIVSSMSILAKIVSQFKNEHKELGIRLVSGKSSELTQKVERGDIDAAFVVGTVKRPAGTTWSLLYREPLRIIAPPSVRSDDPREILTQHPFLRFDRSQHTGRQIDRVLQKMGIVPDDFLELNAIEQLLSLVQQDVGVTVLPLLHTLDWETVSGLRILPLPAELGSPSRDIGMIVRRDSMQLDITQAIYDRYASLSVS, from the coding sequence ATGAGTTCACTACGCTTCCTGCGCACCTTCGTCGCCATCGCCCGGCTGGGCTCGTTTTCCGAGGCCGCCGAGCACGTGGGGCTGACCCAGGCCGCCGTCAGCCTGCAGATGCGGACGCTGGAAAAAGAGTTCGGCCGCGAACTGTTCGACCGCAGCGGGCGGCTGGCCCTGCTGAACCAGGCGGGGCGCGAATTGCTGCCGGAGGTGAACCGCCTGCTGGAACTGTACGACCGCATCCGGCTGCCGAAGCCGCCCACCGGACACTTCATGGGCGAACTGGCCATAGGCTCCATCGTCTCCAGCATGAGCATCCTGGCCAAAATCGTGTCCCAGTTCAAGAACGAGCACAAAGAGCTGGGCATACGCCTGGTCTCGGGAAAATCCAGCGAGCTGACCCAGAAGGTGGAACGGGGCGACATCGACGCCGCCTTCGTCGTCGGAACCGTCAAGCGGCCCGCCGGCACGACGTGGTCCCTGCTCTACCGCGAACCGCTGCGCATCATCGCGCCCCCGTCCGTCCGCAGCGACGACCCCAGGGAAATCCTGACCCAGCATCCTTTTCTGCGCTTCGACCGCAGCCAGCACACCGGCAGGCAGATAGACCGCGTGCTGCAAAAAATGGGCATCGTTCCCGACGACTTCCTGGAACTGAACGCCATCGAGCAACTGCTCAGCCTGGTGCAGCAGGACGTGGGGGTCACCGTGCTGCCGCTGCTGCATACGCTGGACTGGGAAACCGTGAGCGGCCTGCGCATACTCCCTTTGCCCGCCGAGCTGGGCTCGCCCTCGCGCGATATCGGCATGATCGTGCGGCGCGACAGCATGCAGCTGGACATCACCCAGGCCATCTACGACCGTTACGCCAGCCTGTCTGTCTCTTAG
- a CDS encoding tripartite tricarboxylate transporter permease produces MDYLLPALDMVFQADILLVVLLSSLFGFVVGVLPGVTATMAVALMVPLTFALSPLAAIASIVSAAAMVMAAGDVPGALLRIPGTPASAAYVDDAHKLTLQGRAGYIIGIGALCSMLGGVFGSSVLIFAAPMLANVALKFSVFEFFWLSALGLSCAIFVAGDDTIKGGLALLIGLGISCVGMEYSSGHPRFTFGNADLLEGVSFIPALIGMFALPEIIRSFLRTGKAANAQGTRAVDEWRNVFSSVWGYGRVVLRSCSLGSFVGMLPGASADIASWISTAITRRFSRTPEKWGKGHIEGVIAGSSANNAALSSAWIPALVFAIPGDTITAIAIGVLYLKGMNPGPAVFINNADLVYAVFIVFFLANLLLLPFGWFAIRIAKVVLRIPQRLIMPALLILAVVGSFAINNDASGIAVMFWVGIMAYILEECGVPIAPVVLGIVLGAIVERNLMQSLISTQGGLTGFFERPLSAILGIVTLLVWCFPLLRRLFRKGTARAMA; encoded by the coding sequence ATGGATTATTTGCTTCCGGCCTTGGACATGGTGTTTCAAGCCGACATATTGCTGGTGGTATTGCTATCGTCGTTGTTCGGCTTCGTCGTGGGTGTGCTCCCTGGAGTGACGGCGACGATGGCCGTCGCCTTGATGGTTCCGCTTACTTTCGCCTTGAGCCCCCTTGCCGCAATTGCCTCCATTGTGTCGGCGGCGGCCATGGTCATGGCCGCCGGAGACGTTCCCGGGGCTTTGCTGCGCATTCCCGGCACGCCGGCATCCGCCGCCTACGTGGACGACGCCCACAAGCTGACCTTGCAGGGAAGGGCGGGCTATATCATAGGCATCGGGGCGCTGTGTTCGATGCTGGGCGGCGTGTTCGGCTCATCCGTCCTTATCTTCGCCGCGCCGATGCTGGCGAACGTGGCCCTGAAATTCAGCGTATTCGAATTCTTCTGGCTTAGCGCATTGGGCCTGAGCTGCGCGATCTTCGTGGCGGGAGACGACACGATCAAGGGCGGCCTGGCTCTGCTTATAGGATTGGGAATCTCCTGCGTCGGCATGGAGTATTCCTCGGGCCATCCCCGGTTCACCTTCGGCAATGCCGATCTGCTCGAGGGCGTCTCTTTTATTCCGGCATTGATAGGCATGTTTGCCCTGCCCGAAATCATCCGATCCTTCCTGCGTACCGGAAAAGCCGCCAATGCGCAGGGCACCCGGGCAGTGGACGAGTGGCGCAATGTGTTCTCGTCGGTGTGGGGCTATGGCAGAGTCGTGCTGCGCAGCTGCAGCCTGGGTTCCTTCGTCGGCATGTTGCCCGGCGCCAGCGCGGACATTGCCTCATGGATCTCGACCGCCATTACCCGGCGCTTTTCACGGACGCCGGAAAAATGGGGCAAAGGCCACATAGAAGGCGTGATCGCCGGTTCCAGCGCAAACAACGCGGCCTTGAGCAGCGCATGGATTCCCGCCTTGGTATTTGCCATACCTGGGGATACCATCACGGCAATCGCCATCGGCGTGCTTTACCTGAAAGGAATGAACCCGGGGCCGGCGGTCTTCATCAACAATGCGGATCTGGTCTACGCCGTGTTCATTGTCTTCTTCCTGGCCAATCTATTGCTGCTGCCATTCGGCTGGTTTGCCATACGCATTGCCAAGGTCGTGCTGCGGATACCGCAGAGGCTCATCATGCCGGCACTGCTGATTCTTGCCGTGGTGGGGTCGTTTGCCATCAATAACGATGCTTCCGGAATCGCCGTGATGTTCTGGGTCGGAATCATGGCCTACATACTGGAGGAATGTGGAGTTCCCATAGCGCCGGTGGTGCTGGGAATCGTGCTGGGAGCAATTGTGGAGCGCAACTTGATGCAGTCGCTGATCAGCACGCAAGGCGGCTTGACCGGGTTCTTCGAGCGTCCCTTGTCCGCGATCCTGGGCATCGTCACCTTGCTGGTTTGGTGCTTCCCCTTGTTGCGCCGGCTGTTCCGGAAGGGGACTGCGCGGGCAATGGCTTAA
- a CDS encoding gamma-glutamyltransferase family protein: MKNFNWSNPYPSIRTPVFARNVVSTSHPLAAQAGLRMMLKGGNAVDAAIAAAAAITLVEPVSCGIGGDCFAILWDGKKLHGLNSSGVAPAAWNVEYFKRKYGTDSNGLARQPKRGWDAVSVPGVVAGWAALHGKFGKLPFETLFEPAIEIAERGYVVPPVVAGKWAKAAEELKDQPGYADAFMPEGRAPRTGELFRLKGAANTLRRIAQSHGGDFYEGELAEKIAAFSRECGAAMTLDDLRGYKPEWVEPISKNYHGYTLNEIPPNGQGIAALIALGICERFDLRNIPVDSIRSQHIQIEAMKLAFADLYRYVSDPRSMPVTPEQMLDDNYLDGRAKLIRLDQASFPEAGRPHAGGTIYLSAADESGMMISFIQSNYMGFGSGVVVPDTGISLQNRGVGFSMDPKSPNVVEGGKRPFHTIIPGFLTRDGKPVMSFGVMGGDMQPQGHLQTVVRMIDYDQQPQAACCAPRWKVNRDFTLDIEHTMDASLTQGLIGLGHKLHSVNDPYMDFGAGQFIWRISEDDNEQGYVAASDGRRDGQAVGF; the protein is encoded by the coding sequence ATGAAAAACTTCAACTGGTCCAATCCCTATCCGTCCATTCGTACGCCGGTCTTCGCGCGCAATGTGGTGTCCACGTCCCATCCGCTGGCCGCCCAGGCCGGATTGCGCATGATGCTGAAAGGGGGGAATGCGGTCGACGCGGCCATTGCGGCCGCCGCGGCGATCACGCTGGTCGAGCCGGTGTCCTGCGGCATAGGCGGCGATTGCTTCGCCATCTTGTGGGACGGCAAGAAGCTGCACGGCCTGAATTCATCGGGCGTGGCGCCGGCCGCCTGGAATGTGGAGTATTTCAAGCGCAAGTACGGCACCGACTCCAATGGCCTGGCCAGGCAGCCCAAGCGCGGCTGGGACGCCGTTTCGGTGCCGGGCGTGGTGGCGGGCTGGGCTGCCCTGCACGGCAAATTCGGCAAACTTCCGTTCGAAACCCTGTTCGAGCCGGCAATCGAGATCGCCGAGCGCGGCTATGTGGTGCCGCCCGTGGTGGCCGGCAAGTGGGCCAAAGCGGCTGAAGAGCTGAAGGACCAGCCGGGTTATGCCGATGCCTTCATGCCCGAAGGCCGCGCGCCGCGCACCGGCGAGCTGTTCCGCTTGAAGGGGGCGGCCAACACCCTCAGGCGTATTGCGCAAAGCCATGGCGGCGATTTCTACGAAGGCGAACTGGCCGAGAAGATCGCCGCCTTCAGCCGCGAGTGCGGCGCCGCCATGACGCTGGACGACCTGCGCGGCTACAAGCCCGAATGGGTGGAGCCCATTTCCAAGAATTATCACGGCTACACCCTGAACGAGATTCCTCCCAACGGGCAGGGCATCGCGGCGCTGATCGCGCTGGGCATCTGCGAGCGTTTCGACTTGCGCAATATTCCGGTCGATTCGATCCGTTCCCAGCACATCCAGATCGAGGCCATGAAGCTGGCCTTCGCCGATCTATACCGCTATGTGTCCGATCCGCGCAGCATGCCGGTGACGCCCGAGCAAATGCTGGACGACAACTACCTGGATGGCCGCGCCAAGCTCATACGCCTGGACCAGGCCTCCTTCCCCGAGGCGGGCCGTCCCCATGCCGGCGGCACCATCTACCTGAGCGCCGCCGACGAAAGCGGCATGATGATTTCCTTCATCCAGTCGAACTACATGGGCTTCGGGTCCGGCGTGGTGGTGCCCGATACGGGCATCAGCCTGCAGAACCGCGGCGTGGGCTTTTCGATGGACCCGAAATCGCCCAATGTGGTCGAGGGTGGCAAGAGGCCTTTCCACACCATCATCCCCGGCTTCCTGACCCGGGACGGCAAGCCGGTCATGAGCTTCGGCGTGATGGGCGGCGACATGCAGCCGCAGGGCCATTTGCAGACCGTGGTGCGCATGATCGATTACGACCAGCAGCCGCAGGCCGCCTGCTGCGCGCCGCGCTGGAAGGTGAACCGCGACTTCACGCTGGATATCGAGCACACCATGGATGCCTCGCTTACCCAGGGCTTGATCGGACTGGGACACAAGCTGCACTCGGTGAACGACCCCTACATGGATTTCGGTGCGGGCCAGTTCATCTGGCGCATATCCGAAGACGACAATGAGCAAGGGTATGTGGCGGCCAGCGACGGCCGCAGGGATGGCCAGGCGGTAGGTTTCTAA
- a CDS encoding Bug family tripartite tricarboxylate transporter substrate binding protein, which produces MIRNVAFYRGLLRGGMALALAFAAPAMAAGDYPSKPIRIMVGASAGGGTDILARMFADKFSQALKQSVIVENRPGASQTIAADATARAAADGHTLLAATNTNQAIAPHMLKLAYDPLKDINAVGLIAKVPHVLVVGKDSPYKSVKDVIEAMKANPGQLTYGSSGIGSTQHIAGVAFGLAVGAEATHVPYKGSSQAHIDIISGEVSMMFDTSSSSMAQIRSGGLRALAVLSPKRSEQLPDVPTLAESGVTGADMYTWYGMFVTGGTDPKIIELLNKTLNQTLAMPDVRERLLGLGGEITPISAAEMAEMNREEFERFGKLIKKANLQPQ; this is translated from the coding sequence ATGATCAGGAACGTTGCTTTTTACCGGGGACTGCTGCGCGGCGGCATGGCGCTGGCGCTGGCCTTTGCGGCACCCGCCATGGCTGCCGGCGACTACCCGAGCAAGCCCATACGCATCATGGTGGGCGCCTCGGCCGGGGGCGGCACAGACATTCTGGCCAGAATGTTCGCCGACAAATTCAGCCAGGCGCTGAAGCAGTCGGTGATCGTGGAGAACCGCCCCGGCGCCTCCCAGACCATTGCGGCGGATGCCACCGCGCGCGCAGCGGCGGACGGCCATACGCTGCTTGCCGCCACGAACACCAATCAGGCCATTGCCCCGCACATGCTCAAGCTGGCTTATGACCCGCTCAAGGACATCAACGCGGTAGGCCTGATTGCCAAGGTGCCGCACGTTCTGGTGGTGGGCAAGGATTCGCCGTACAAGTCGGTGAAGGATGTCATCGAGGCCATGAAAGCCAATCCGGGCCAACTGACGTATGGCTCCTCGGGTATCGGCAGCACGCAGCACATTGCTGGAGTGGCTTTTGGGTTGGCGGTGGGCGCCGAAGCGACGCATGTGCCTTATAAGGGCAGCTCGCAAGCGCATATAGACATCATCTCGGGCGAAGTGTCCATGATGTTCGACACCAGCTCTTCCTCCATGGCCCAGATTCGCAGCGGCGGATTGCGCGCCCTGGCCGTTCTTTCACCCAAGCGCTCCGAGCAATTGCCCGACGTCCCGACATTGGCTGAAAGCGGGGTGACGGGGGCCGATATGTACACGTGGTACGGCATGTTCGTCACCGGCGGCACCGATCCCAAAATCATAGAGCTGCTCAACAAGACCTTGAATCAGACGCTGGCCATGCCGGATGTGCGTGAGCGTTTGCTGGGCCTGGGGGGCGAGATAACGCCGATAAGCGCGGCGGAAATGGCCGAGATGAATCGCGAGGAATTCGAGCGGTTTGGAAAGCTGATCAAAAAGGCGAACCTGCAGCCGCAATAG
- a CDS encoding MFS transporter, whose amino-acid sequence MALGRIGNWYFGWTIVAAAATLTLLTVGLRMGIGPFFLPIAHDLGFSRSLLAGIVAIGMLFYGIGMPIAGHLVNTRGTRFVLLLGTVLVVAAIAWTVVASGPISFLLAFGVLLSLGLSFISPVTMTPVLSRWFVRRRGMALFFLSTGSMAGIAILTPVLGLSIEWLGWRETILSFAAVLAVVTVPIALFIIREDAPPEADAGPAAAGAAASTASTAAPSALAAANCASPAIGQAAIRPLPSADLKVRDALHTVQFWKIAFGLFACGYSMNLLGTHGVPMLMDHGFDAMTGSFGIGLIGFAAIFSTLVLGRLSDMVPRKNILSAIYLIRGLGFFALVMVGTQWELYAAATIGGIVWAGSIALSSAILADLYGVRLVGILYGWTYLGHQVGGMISSWLGGWGYETFGTHWIAFGSAGALLLAASSVSMTLPASRQAFVLPAVARQPR is encoded by the coding sequence TTGGCGCTCGGACGTATCGGTAATTGGTATTTCGGATGGACCATCGTTGCCGCGGCCGCAACGCTTACGCTATTGACGGTGGGCCTGCGCATGGGCATAGGCCCATTCTTCCTGCCCATCGCGCACGACCTGGGGTTCAGCCGTAGCCTGCTGGCCGGCATCGTCGCCATCGGCATGCTGTTCTACGGCATAGGCATGCCCATCGCGGGGCATCTGGTCAATACCCGCGGAACGCGCTTCGTGCTGCTGCTGGGCACCGTCCTGGTCGTGGCCGCCATCGCCTGGACCGTCGTCGCCAGCGGCCCCATAAGCTTCCTGCTGGCCTTCGGGGTGCTGCTGTCCCTGGGCCTGTCTTTCATCAGTCCCGTCACCATGACCCCTGTGCTGAGCCGCTGGTTCGTGCGGCGGCGCGGCATGGCGCTGTTCTTTCTGTCCACCGGCTCCATGGCCGGCATCGCCATCCTGACGCCCGTGCTGGGCCTGTCCATCGAATGGCTGGGCTGGCGCGAGACCATACTGAGCTTCGCCGCCGTGCTGGCCGTGGTCACCGTCCCCATCGCGCTGTTCATCATCCGCGAAGATGCGCCGCCCGAAGCGGATGCCGGCCCCGCGGCAGCGGGCGCCGCTGCATCAACGGCATCAACGGCCGCTCCATCGGCGCTCGCCGCCGCCAACTGCGCATCGCCCGCGATCGGACAGGCGGCGATCCGGCCCCTGCCCTCCGCCGATCTTAAAGTCCGCGATGCCCTGCACACCGTCCAGTTCTGGAAGATCGCCTTCGGCCTGTTCGCCTGCGGGTACAGCATGAACCTGCTGGGCACCCACGGCGTACCCATGCTGATGGACCATGGCTTCGACGCGATGACCGGTTCCTTCGGCATCGGCCTGATCGGCTTCGCCGCCATATTCAGCACCCTGGTGCTGGGCCGCCTGTCGGACATGGTGCCGCGCAAGAACATTCTTTCCGCGATCTATCTGATCCGCGGCCTGGGCTTTTTCGCGCTGGTGATGGTGGGCACGCAATGGGAACTCTACGCCGCCGCCACCATAGGCGGCATCGTGTGGGCCGGCAGCATCGCCCTGTCCTCCGCCATTCTGGCCGATCTTTACGGCGTGCGCCTGGTCGGCATTCTTTACGGCTGGACCTACCTGGGCCACCAGGTCGGCGGCATGATCAGTTCGTGGCTGGGCGGCTGGGGCTACGAAACCTTCGGCACGCACTGGATCGCATTCGGCAGCGCGGGGGCGCTGCTGCTGGCGGCCAGCAGCGTATCCATGACGCTGCCCGCGTCCCGGCAGGCCTTCGTGCTGCCCGCGGTAGCGCGACAGCCGCGATAG
- a CDS encoding tripartite tricarboxylate transporter TctB family protein has protein sequence MRLSDTLLGLLATVLGIAILWHIQSFPQIPGHYYGPAMFPAIVAWGFILFGGLLLIRVGRQAGWRQALLSCPDWRGNGRGAFAVLVVLASIQAFIHLGDAIGFPLLSIVTMGVLFLWAGRSLVFSVGLAVFITLLLDALFSKLLRVPLPAGVLQPFWW, from the coding sequence GTGCGACTTAGCGATACTTTGCTGGGGCTGCTGGCCACAGTCCTGGGGATAGCCATACTGTGGCATATCCAGAGCTTTCCCCAGATTCCCGGCCACTACTATGGGCCTGCCATGTTTCCCGCCATCGTGGCATGGGGCTTCATCCTGTTCGGGGGACTGCTCCTGATACGGGTGGGCCGTCAGGCCGGCTGGCGCCAGGCCCTGCTTTCCTGCCCGGACTGGCGCGGCAACGGCAGGGGGGCGTTCGCCGTCCTTGTCGTCTTGGCCTCCATTCAAGCCTTCATTCATCTGGGTGATGCGATCGGCTTCCCCCTGCTCAGCATCGTCACCATGGGCGTGCTGTTTCTATGGGCGGGCCGGAGCCTCGTTTTCTCCGTCGGCCTGGCGGTGTTCATCACACTATTGCTGGATGCCCTGTTCAGCAAACTGCTCCGGGTGCCGCTGCCAGCCGGCGTCCTTCAACCGTTTTGGTGGTAG
- a CDS encoding YnfA family protein, which produces MELLRLSLLFAVTALAEIIGCYLPWLVLRQGKSLYLLVPAFISLALFAWLLTLHPTAAGRTYAAYGGMYIAMALLWLRFVDGVALTRWDVAGAAIALLGMAVIALQPPAH; this is translated from the coding sequence TTGGAACTGTTGCGTTTGAGCTTGCTGTTCGCCGTTACGGCCCTGGCCGAAATCATCGGCTGTTATCTGCCCTGGCTGGTGCTTCGCCAGGGAAAGAGCCTGTACCTGCTTGTTCCCGCCTTTATTTCGCTGGCCTTGTTCGCCTGGCTGCTGACCTTGCACCCCACCGCCGCGGGCAGGACCTACGCGGCCTATGGCGGCATGTATATCGCGATGGCCCTGCTGTGGCTGCGATTCGTCGATGGCGTTGCATTGACACGCTGGGACGTGGCGGGGGCGGCCATTGCGCTGCTCGGCATGGCCGTCATCGCCTTGCAGCCTCCGGCGCATTGA
- a CDS encoding enoyl-CoA hydratase-related protein yields MTNSIQVAKKDHVATVLLNRPDKMNALDYDGWIQLDQALRALSDDDDVRCIVLSGAGGRAFSSGADISEFTTRRQNAEQAAAYGVVTQSAMDALATCRHPTIAMITGVCVGGGLELASVCDLRYSNASGRFGVPVNKLGLVLSYGEMRGLVRVVGTAIAMEIVLEGRVFDAEEAQDKRLINRIYPDEALEGAVMDIANTIAERAPLVNRWHKKFSRRLLDPAEITPEEWKESYACFDTEDFQIGYQAFLNKEKPQFKGR; encoded by the coding sequence ATGACGAACAGTATCCAGGTAGCAAAGAAAGATCACGTTGCCACGGTCTTGCTAAACCGTCCTGACAAAATGAACGCGCTTGACTACGACGGCTGGATACAGCTTGACCAGGCGCTGCGCGCGCTGTCGGACGATGATGACGTACGCTGCATCGTGCTCAGCGGCGCCGGAGGCCGTGCATTCTCGTCGGGCGCCGACATTTCGGAATTCACGACACGGCGCCAGAATGCGGAGCAGGCAGCCGCCTACGGGGTGGTAACGCAATCCGCCATGGATGCGCTGGCCACTTGCCGGCATCCCACCATCGCCATGATCACCGGCGTATGCGTCGGGGGCGGACTGGAGCTCGCTTCGGTTTGCGATCTGCGCTACAGCAATGCGTCAGGCCGTTTCGGCGTGCCCGTGAACAAGCTGGGACTGGTCCTGTCCTACGGGGAAATGCGCGGTCTGGTCCGTGTCGTGGGCACGGCCATCGCCATGGAGATCGTCCTGGAAGGCCGGGTGTTCGATGCCGAAGAAGCCCAGGACAAGCGGCTTATCAATCGCATCTACCCGGATGAGGCGCTTGAAGGCGCCGTCATGGATATTGCCAACACCATCGCGGAGCGCGCCCCGCTGGTGAACAGGTGGCACAAGAAGTTCAGCCGCCGCCTGCTGGACCCCGCGGAGATTACCCCGGAGGAATGGAAGGAATCCTATGCCTGCTTCGATACCGAAGACTTCCAGATCGGCTACCAGGCATTCCTGAACAAAGAAAAACCACAATTCAAGGGCCGCTGA